ATCAATAAAAAGCTAGCTTTTGCTTCCGCTGTTATGTTTTAGTCCCTTTTGATTATCACTTGTTTAtgtgatatttgatttgtgatttggccttagtgagaaatcactggcatttgtcatgattaagacctcaaggggcgggtcagggtcgtgacatcTCCTAGGTGGGATGATGAATTGATCCTTCAATCTTGGTCTCTTAGAATCATGCTGCATTAAGAAAATTAGATGCCTTTTTCCCATGGATCATTTGAACTAGTTGAAGAACATGTTTTGGTAATGAGAAGAGAAGATATCAAGCTTCCAGGTTTTGAGGCCCAGAAGGGAATTGGTCAATATCGAGAACAGTATCAGTAAAATCATCTACGAAAGCTATTCTGTGATTACAAGTTTGTCAATTATACTAATACTGTCTGCAGATGGAAAATAATTTGATTGAAGGTCTCAaggacaaaataatttttcatagcTTTTGGGGAGTTGTTGGGGGCTGAACATTCTAAAGTAACCGTACCCTTATTTGAGCTTTCTAATAGCTTCCTAATTGTCATTCCCATATCTCTTGTACTtctattttttccccttcctgGAAGTCTCATTGAAAGAATTAATTGGAGTTCGGAGTTCTTCGGCAAAGCAGAAACTTCGGGGAAAGGAATTAGTGGTTGTCAAGTGAACAAGGTCCTTTTGTAGTTGAACTGTAGGGTGATTACTCGTGTACATTTGCATTTATTTCCTAGTTTTCCTAGTAAAAAGCCCTTGTGGCACATATTTCATAGTTGTCCTAGTAAAAAACCCTTGTGGAATCTGTATTGTATAGATGTTGCATCCAAAGTTGTAATTCAGAAGTTCCATAACTGGATGAAGCGAAATGGTATCCAGCACAAGGCACCCCATATTTTGTAGTCTCTAAAATTTTGGGATGAGCTCTTCGGCGTACCTTATTTCTTCATATTCctcaaaattgtcatttttgaaCTCCCTCACGGGTCCAAACCACTGATCCGGATCTTTCAACTCGTACACTTGCTGAAAAGAAGTATCTGCAAAAACTTAGCTTGATCGACATGCATAGGCATATGGACAAATCATATTTTGTTTGATATAACAAATaagttcaaaatatattttactcCATTTTTTGGAACAAGATATAATTCTTTTTGTGCGCCTACAACTGTCCTATGACTCCAATTTTTTAGAGAAATCTCTATTTGCAAGGGTCATAAGATGGACGGCTTGAATCATCGTCGTAGGTTCCTATTGGAGCCCATGAAAAATGGCATTTTGGAGGTGTATGGAGAGATGGTGTACATAAGGGATCTGACATCTTGATTTATACTTGTTTTAAAGAGTTGAACGTCTTATTTTTATGAGTTGCCTATGTGATTACGAGGTAAGAGCAAGGATCCCTAGAGCCTAGAAGTGTGATTCGATATACTATATTGGAGTAATTGCTAGTTGACATTCTCGAAGTAAAAGTGAAAGTGGAGTGAAAGCAGCCCTAAAGCGGAATTGAGAGACGACTCAGTGGCTCAAAAATAACCCTATGTCGTTttttataggttttttttttttttaaatggcagGAGATTTCTTTGATACGAGATAAACATACTACAAAGAGAGTTAATTATTCCAAACAGAGACAAAAATCAGGAGGCCTAGATTTGCTAGCTTATAACTCTAGAACCTCACAAACTAATACGATGATCCCTTAATCATCAGTTAGCTTTTGACAAGTGGATCCCCAAACCAACAAATAAAACCCCAACAAAATCACCAAACTGGAGGAAACTCGGCCAGGAGAAAGACTCATGACAAGAAACTGGAgagaaaaccacaaaaaaacaaatcgaAGAGCAATAGAAATAAAATCTCATAAACAACACCCAACCTATCAAGCACTCCTACTTCGGCGAACCAAGTGATCACAAGAACGGACTCCGACAACCACATCTGCAAGCTAATCCACAAACTCGAGATGCACCTTAGTGACAGAACACCGGCGACTACGTGATGGAGATGGTGGAGGAGGTGCGGTGGTGGAGAAGATGAGAGGGTCTAGGCGGCTGGAGGCGTAGGGGTAGGGCGAGGGTGGAGGACGGTGAAAGGGGAAGATAGATCTCCCCGATCAATctccaaaactccaaaatagagaatgaatgtaacatattgagaaaaaattttgtaatttattttctattttattaaacatTTTGTACTTTATGAATGGATCTGTTGTCCCTTTTAGAGATTTGATCTCCAAAATTGATGTGTGGTCTCCATTTTTGGAgacccaaaaataaatttgaagacCAAATTTCTGAAAAAGGAAGATGGGTTCCCACCTATAATACAAAAAGTTGAAGTAAAGAGgggataaattacaaaatattctCTTTTTTACATGTGCATTTGGAGTATAATGACCCACTCTTGCCTCACACAATATTGTCTGCTTTGGCCGCCCAAACTCCGTATACTTTCCAGTAGGTCACTCATCCCAAAACTACTCTAGGGTGAGCACGCTTAAGCCTTGTACAAGGTAGGATTATAATCTATTACTtattaggcctgtcaatggaccggatccgatttGAATCCGATCCAAATCTGATAGCGtcaatccgataatccgaatccggtaatccaaattcggatcagaTCAGATTgaattaaatccgttatcaatctgaatccgaactttattttttttaatttttttttttaaaatggtaaattttttattttgaaaaaaaatgttaaatgtATAAATTAAGTATTAAGTAGTTGAAATAAAATATTCACAATTTCACCTTGGAATCCAATTTTAAGATGATCCATGAATTCGATTTTATCTTTAAATCTCTATAAACATATTCAAATTGAATTTTCATAATGCAGTTTCTAAATCTGTAAGAAATTCACTAAGCATGAAAAGTTCAAAAGATAGGTAACTTCAGTcgattttctgttttttttatttctcgaGTCAAGATGACTAtctaaattagaaaattttgacgaaaaagaaacaaaaattcgataaacataaaaataaaaattattaattaaaaataattaaattgtgCCAAGTACCATATTAGGTTGATTACTCGGGTACGGCCTAGTGGTATGAGAaatcaaataagtacttgttttttatGATGTCGCATATTCGAATTCGAATTCAAATGGTCAAATACTCTAAACTTTAGTTCTACTTAAAAATTTGTGCGGTCATTAATTTTGCAAGCTGATCTGATATGGACATCCGATCATGAAAGAAAGTAAAATGTTAGATCATCACATTACAAATACTACGATTATTTGCAGGCATGGcaaaacagaaaacaatttACTGCTTGTCCTTTGTTTCTTTTGCCGACCTGCACTGCGCTTTCCCAGAAGCAGCACAAGGAAGGAGGAGGAAGTCATTGGGGTCAGCGTTTGTATCGGTGGCGTGACCCCCTGGCTAATCCCCCCACCCTAGTTCACCCTCCCCATTACATTATCCTATTCAACAAAACCCGGTCAAATTTTCACGTGTAGATACATATAAAATTAATATATAGTactactaggagagagagagagagagagagagagagagagagagagagaatcatcCAGTTGGTTTGGTGGGTCGTAGAAGAACTCCCAATCAGAGCCATTCTAGCTTGTGTCCATTAGTAGGgggcatttttatttttaagaagacaaGATAACGCTGAAAGTAGATCAAATCACATTTGACCCCTGGACACACGGTTGTGATTGATGGGTTTCGGATCAACGGTGCTGGCATATTGGGTTTGACAAATATGGTCccactttgattaaaaaaatttacctcCTTTTGTGCCTCTCTAGAGATGCTCATATATTGCTTCACTTCAGCTCCGTCTCCCTtttcattcctctctctcttctttctctctctaattggAGGTAGCCAAGTCAGAGCAGCCGACAGGGAGCATCCGTCTCATCTTCAATACGGTGAgtcctcccttctctctcttctatcaCTTATCTGAGTTGGTTATTTTGCTTGGGTTTGGATTACTTTAAGCGATTTCATTGCATATCTTCAGTTTCAGTTTATGTATTAGCCCTTGACTTCTTATTGTTTGTGCTGACTTTTGATTGCTTAAATAGCTTCTAGTTTTAATTGGGCAAATAAAGGTCTGTGGTTTTCATGTGATGTTAGGATCAGTTTGATTggtagaattattttttgatagctCAGATATCCGGGTCAGTTTATGCGCATCTGGGCCAGTTTGATTGGTAGAATTAGAGATGTGATTAGATAATAACTAATCTTACAGGTTATACATCCACTTACTGGCCAATCAAACATCACGACCTAACATATATTGAGATGTATTCTGGGTTTGGGCAATCTTGAAATGATGTTTGGGATCTTGTTTTATCTTCATTAAGATCTAGTTTTAGGTTGATGGACGATTTCTCGGTAGGAATTTCGTTATCCCAATCCCAACCAACCAAACACCCTCCTTTTGGTGGCGAGATTCGGATTGGAAGGATTTACTGATAATTTCTAAGCTGGAGGGTGCGTAAAGCTTATGTGTGAGTATTTGGATCTCCAAGTTTGGGTTCGAATTTAAAGATGTTTGATATACTTCTTCTTTTGGGTTAAAACTTGAGAGTGcgtggcttttttttttacaaataaacTATCTTCTGAGAATAAATCGAGTAATCGACCACTGCAGCTTTATCCACCAATGGACAATACGAATTGAGTTTGCCCCCATCTTCCTCTGGGCCTCTACTAATAGCTTCAAACTTGAGTTTTCTTTTATCATGAAAAAATTCGCtctttttgcttgttttttcctcttttttttttttttttcttgtgaggAGAAGTCAAGGGCAGCCGTTTTATTTCCTCTGTTACATTCTTAGTGATTCATTtaagttgtgtttggattgtgttCTTGAAGAGGGATGTCTAGAGGGAAAGGGAAAGCGAAACCTGAGAAATAAATGAAGTTCCGACACTTCATTGTCATGTAACGTTTTCCTTACAAGTTCATCGTCTAAAATGGCAGCCTTCCAGTTCGAAAGACGGCATATTAGTATCCTTGTGCATTTTCAGCTCTTCGAAATTCAATTATACATGTGCCTTCCTGTTGGACAGACTTACATATTAGTATCCTTATGTGTTTCCTATGGCTTGTTTGTTTCTCCTCCTTTTCATTTATTGTGCTTGCAAGTCTGATGAATATCTTCTATCTCACGCCTATTGCATCTTTTCAGAATCGATTTCGTACATCTGAGGGGGAGAATTTGAAATGGATCTTAAGGAGATACCGAAGAAAGTACCCCCTGATCACCAATCTTTCAACAATTTCAATCTGCAGCAGTGTCAGCAGAAGTGGGAAGAAGAAGATTCTTCAATGCAAGACTACGAGATGAACACTGAACAAAGCCAGTTCCCAGAATTCAACCAACCATCTGAAGCCCCGTCTTCAGTTACTCCCAATCCAAATAATGAAACTAAAATCCCAGAATGGGATCCAAGGGCAATGCTGAGCAACCTGTCTTTCCTTGAACAAAAGATCCATCAACTCCAAGATTTGGTTCGTTTAATTATGGGCCGTAGAGGCCAGGGTCCCTCTCGGGCTGATGAACTTGTAACTCAGCAACAACAGCTTGTCACTGCTGATCTCACTTCAATTATAGTTCAACTGATTTCCACCGCAGGTAGTATTCGCCCATCAGTATCATGTTGGTTTGCACTCTAATTGATTCATCAAGGCTGTGTGTGGATCATGGAATTCAAAGAGGAATTTACAGAGGGAAGGGGAACCAAATAAGTAGATATAGGTTCTTCACTTTTTGGTTTTCCCCCCTTTAAATCCCTCCAAATACCATCTTCCGAACCTATCTTACCTGGAACGTTGATCATTTGGGTGTGAGGGATCAGGAACATGCACGTGGACACCACCTGCCCTAGATCATTGTACTTTAGGGGTAGACTTCTAAACATTCAAAAGTATTATAATGTTCTAGTGGTAGACCTCCGATCTTTGCAAAATACTATTTTCCATAATTCGTGCAAAATGTTCCCAGGATAGCTTAATGTCTAGTTTTTAGATGTCTTTCCAAAACTCTAGTATCTCCAGATCTTTTGTTTATTAACTCCAGTTTTTTGCGAAAAACTTTGGCAGATGCTTTGGATTGCTAAATTCACCACCAAGGTGTTGTGTTTCCAGGCATGCATGCATgccaggaaaaaaaatgtaaatcgCTAGGGTATTGGTTTCTGGTAACAGTGATCCAAAGATCCTAAGCACAGCCTTTTTGTTCAACTTTTAGCTGAGGTAAAAAAAATCTGCTGCTGCCTATCTATCTTCAATTGTCTTTCAACTTGTTTTTTACTTTCAGGTAGTCTTCTCCCTTCTGTAAAGCAAACCCTGTCAGCAAATCCCTCATTTGGTCAACTTGGTGGAGTTGTATTTCCGTCCGGCCCAAATTTTAATGGAAATGGAAACAAGGTTACTGATCAGCCCAACCATGTTGATCTCAAAACTGAACAAAATTGGACTGAAGAACATGAGtcaaaagatgaagaagatggTGACGAAGGGGAAAACCTTCCACCCGGTTCCTATGAAATCTTGCAACTAGAGAAAGAGGAAATTCTTGCTCCTCACACCCACTTTTGTATGATTTGTGGAAAAGGGTTCAAGAGGGATGCTAATTTACGCATGCACATGAGAGGCCATGGGGATGAGTATAAAACTGCTGCTGCACTAGCAAAACCTAATAAGGAATCGAGCTCTGAGCCAATGCTTATCAAGAGGTATTCATGCCCATATGCCGGTTGCAAGCGGAATAAAGATCATAAAAAGTTTCAGCCTCTTAAGACCATCTTGTGTGTCAAAAACCATTACAAGAGGACCCATTGTGACAAGAGTTACACTTGTAGTAGATGCAACACTAAAAAATTCTCTGTTATTGCGGATCTTAAAACCCATGAAAAGCATTGTGGGAGGGATAAATGGCTTTGTTCATGTGGCACAACATTCTCAAGAAAAGACAAGCTTTTTGGGCATATTACTCTTTTCCAAGGCCACACTCCTGCAATTCCACTGGATGAAACTAAAGGCTCGCTAGTTGGGCCATCTGATATAATGGAGACTACTGAAACAGCGGATAAGGTTGGATTTCTAGGTGTCAACTTCGGCTCAAACATTTCTAATGCGATTGGTGTTCAAAATGTCGGGGATGTTAAGGGGAGTGCTGATGATGATTCTGCGAGTTTTTTCTCGCCATTGAGTTTTGATGCGAGCAATCTTGGGGGGTTCCATGAGTTCCCACGACCTCCATTTGATGATTCAGACACTTCGTTTTCATTTCTGTTGTCTGGATCATTCAATTATGCGCGGAAGAATGGAGGGGAGTCTGGTTCTAATGATCTTGAATGAtatgggaaagttgattttgGGCTTGTGGAAGGAATCCATTCCATTGTTTCCTTTTGGTATAGGTATTTGTGTGGTAATGTGATTCCATGTACTAGTAATTTCTTGAGCTTTAATAATAGTAGTTCCTTTCTTTCTGTTATTGGTGGCTCTTCTGTATGATGGTGCTAAGTCGTTCACGGGCCTGAACATTGCACTTGCACCATTACTTGGGAGGGTAACAGTAAATATTTTGCAACAGAAGGCCTTGAAGCAATGTATGAAAAGTAATTACTCAGTGGTCTGGCATGGCCACGCGCCACTCCAGAACATTTTAACTACCATACACTCTTGTTGGTCCATACACCCTTGAAGCAATGTATGAAAAGTAGAGAAATGTTAAGTGTAAAGAAAATAGGCAAAGAAAAGactcttaaagtgtacatgaacggttcagatgcactgcacagtgaatttgagccgttcatgtacaatTTAAAGGTCTTttctttgttaattttctttgttcctagTACTCTTCATGAAAAGTAATTACTCAGTGGTCTGGCATGGCTACGCGTCGCTCCGGAACATTTTAACTACCATACACTCTTGTTGGTCCATACACTTATTTATGAGTCCTTTGTCCAAAACTTATGTggtgctcccaagtggtatgagAACaccatactcccaatgaattacagTTCTTGGAttaaaaatagataaatcacagcccttggatcaaaatcaaaaactaaaCGTAGGgtgttttgacaaaaaaataaaggattACTTACCACAGAAATAGGCAACACTTATCATTGACTAAGGCAACATTTACTACAACCGATCAGTCAGGTAACAAGTTaccattaagaaaaaaaaaagaataaagaataTCCTATTTTCTGGCTGAAAAATTTGGAGATTTATATATTCACATCATTTTAAGCTATATACACAATATATTTTGCATTTTTACTAAGAATTCGGTAgtggaaaacttaaaaaatggTGTTCgtttataaatctagtttaaaattttaatttattatgaaaatataattagaagaattatctaaaaacaaaaaatttaaaaaaatattttccataattttcaaatgacattataaatatatttaattaattaatttttaaataataatttattataGATATATTTAAATAACTTACttttaaatattatggaaaaaatatgatattcatttaatattttgatagcttacaaatttagtgtgtgtgtgtgtgtgtgtgtatatatatatataaaatagcGCTATAAGTTGATTGTTACaacaaaattgaacaataaatatatttttgcttaatagctattgaataattttgtagaATTctcaattgaatttatggtagtatttaatgaaattagactattcaattttattaatataatttatagtgatcaatatgatataatttgcaaatctaacaactaataGTGTTGATATTAATATACTTGGTAGCGATCAATCAACAAGGATTGAGTCATTTATAATTGATTAAATTGGTTATATATTCAGCCAATTGATTAGATAATTTGAATAGATTAAGATCATATTTGGCAGGTGTGGTAGTTAACAATGATATTGATTGATAGtgattagtgaaaatta
The sequence above is drawn from the Rhododendron vialii isolate Sample 1 chromosome 6a, ASM3025357v1 genome and encodes:
- the LOC131329167 gene encoding protein SENSITIVE TO PROTON RHIZOTOXICITY 1, coding for MDLKEIPKKVPPDHQSFNNFNLQQCQQKWEEEDSSMQDYEMNTEQSQFPEFNQPSEAPSSVTPNPNNETKIPEWDPRAMLSNLSFLEQKIHQLQDLVRLIMGRRGQGPSRADELVTQQQQLVTADLTSIIVQLISTAGSLLPSVKQTLSANPSFGQLGGVVFPSGPNFNGNGNKVTDQPNHVDLKTEQNWTEEHESKDEEDGDEGENLPPGSYEILQLEKEEILAPHTHFCMICGKGFKRDANLRMHMRGHGDEYKTAAALAKPNKESSSEPMLIKRYSCPYAGCKRNKDHKKFQPLKTILCVKNHYKRTHCDKSYTCSRCNTKKFSVIADLKTHEKHCGRDKWLCSCGTTFSRKDKLFGHITLFQGHTPAIPLDETKGSLVGPSDIMETTETADKVGFLGVNFGSNISNAIGVQNVGDVKGSADDDSASFFSPLSFDASNLGGFHEFPRPPFDDSDTSFSFLLSGSFNYARKNGGESGSNDLE